ATCCGCGGGGCAGCCTGGGCTGGCGCACGCTCTTCCGCATCGCGGATCTCATGCACACCGGCGACGAGGTGCCCGTCGTTCGGGCGGAGGCGCTCATGAAGGACGTCATCGTCGAGATGACGCACAAGCGCCTGGGCATGACGACGGTGGTGGATACGGACGGTCGTCTGCTCGGCGTGATCACCGACGGCGATTTGCGCCGGATGCATCTCCGTCCGGAGCCGGTCGCCAACCTCCGCGCTGGCGAGGTCGCCTCGCGCACGCCCAAGACAATCGCCGCCGAGGATCTGGCCGCCAAGGCGCTGGAGGTGATGGAGACCTTCGCGATCACCAGTCTCGTCATCGTCGACGAAGAGCGGCGACCGATGGGTGTCATCCACCTCCACGACATCCTCCGCGCCAAGATCGACATGTAATTGCGGCGCCAGGCGCTTTCCCCTTCCACGCTCTCCAGCCATGTGATAGGCTGGTATCGAAATTGCAGGGTGCCAACATGGATCGTCTAGCGCGCCGCATCCTAGTCGTCGTCGCCCTGTTCGTCCTGATCGTGGCGGGCATCCTCGTCGCCAGGAGCCGGACGGCCAGCATCGAAGCGCTCGGACCCCGGCCATCGAGCGCGGACATAAGCCTCAAAGAAGTCCAGCTTCAGGAGGAGTCCGCGGGTGGCGGGCGGTGGCAGCTCGTGGCGGATCAGGTCTCGGTGTTCGACCAGGAGGGGCGGACGGCTTTGCGCAGGGTCACGGTGCATGTCCAGGACCGGGATCGGGCCTGGACGATCGTCGGCGAGGAGGGGGACTTCTTCAAGGACACGAAGAACCTCGAGCTCCGCCGGAACGTGGTGCTGACGTCCGACGACGGGCTCCGGCTCGAGACGAGCGTGCTCCGCTGGCAGGGCACCGAGCGCCGGATGTGGACGGACGCACCGGTCAAACTCGTCCGCGAGGGGACGGTCATCGACGGCACTGCGCTCGACGTACGGATGGCCGACGAGGCCACCACGGTCAAGGGCCCGGTGCGGGCGACGTTCGGGCGCGGGCAGGGGCAGTGAGGAGGCGCGCCCTGATCGGGCTCGGGTTGCTCGCCGCCGCGCTGGGGGCCGCCGCGGCCGCGCTGGCGCAGACGGGGCCACCTCCGCCGGCGACGCCGCCCCGGTCCGTCGAGGACCGGAATCAACCCGTGACCGTCGACGCCGACAGGATGGAGCGCTTCGGCAAGGAGAGCCTCGTCATCTTCATCGGAAACGTCGTGGCGCGCCAGAACAACTCCGTGCAGTACGCCGACCGCATGGAGGTCTATCTCGACGAGAAGGGCGACCGGATCTTGCGCACCGTATCAAGCGGGAACGTGCGCATCGTCACCAAGGACTGCCGGACGGGCACGGCCAAGCGCGCGGAGTACTTCGACCTCGAGCAGCGCATGGTGTTGATCGGCAACGCCCGCGTCTGGCAAGAGGACAACGTGGTGAGCGGCGACACGATCACCATCTTCCTCTCCCAGGACCGCAGCATCGTCCAAGGGGGACGCCAGGAGCGGGTCAAGGCGGTCTTCTACCAGAAGGAGCAGGCCAAGCCGGCCGACTCGACCACGACCGCGGCGGCGTCGAAACCCCAGCCGGGCTGCCAGAACTGAGCCGATGGAAGGCCTCGTCGCTCTCGAGCTCACGAAGTGGTTCAAGCACCGCAAGGTCGTCGATCACGTGTCGCTCGACATCCAGCGGGGCGAGGTGGTCGGCCTGCTCGGCCCCAACGGCGCCGGCAAGACGACGTCCTTCTACATGATGGTCG
This portion of the Candidatus Methylomirabilota bacterium genome encodes:
- the lptC gene encoding LPS export ABC transporter periplasmic protein LptC, yielding MDRLARRILVVVALFVLIVAGILVARSRTASIEALGPRPSSADISLKEVQLQEESAGGGRWQLVADQVSVFDQEGRTALRRVTVHVQDRDRAWTIVGEEGDFFKDTKNLELRRNVVLTSDDGLRLETSVLRWQGTERRMWTDAPVKLVREGTVIDGTALDVRMADEATTVKGPVRATFGRGQGQ
- the lptA gene encoding lipopolysaccharide transport periplasmic protein LptA, which produces MRRRALIGLGLLAAALGAAAAALAQTGPPPPATPPRSVEDRNQPVTVDADRMERFGKESLVIFIGNVVARQNNSVQYADRMEVYLDEKGDRILRTVSSGNVRIVTKDCRTGTAKRAEYFDLEQRMVLIGNARVWQEDNVVSGDTITIFLSQDRSIVQGGRQERVKAVFYQKEQAKPADSTTTAAASKPQPGCQN